One Amycolatopsis tolypomycina DNA segment encodes these proteins:
- a CDS encoding IS481 family transposase, translating into MDPEVVAAVAWAAGGEKINVAVFCREHGLSRDTFYRYVTRFRAEGADGFVRRSTAPHHHPTALALEVVEAVLRARKQLAEAGLDNGPISIRWRLQDAGFHPLPSRVSIYRILRERGQIVAQPRKRPKTRRRFSYADPNGCWQIDGMEHHLADGTTVCIIQILDDHSRLDVGTYAATGETTAGTWAALQRAFAGYGLPVRILSDNGLAFTGRHRGWMVELERLLAALGVTTIAATPRHPQTCGKNERAHQTLQKWLAARPPAHTLTELQNLLDEYRQIYNHRRHQSLNGDTPQQRYDTRPKATPSTGPHRPSGMTTRPVSATGVIAFSGCSIVLGRTWAGRTASVYWQGDRVTVMIDNTVTRQLTLDRSVRYQRLTNQKLSDKS; encoded by the coding sequence ATGGATCCTGAGGTCGTCGCCGCGGTCGCTTGGGCCGCGGGCGGGGAGAAGATCAACGTCGCGGTGTTCTGCCGCGAGCACGGCCTGTCCCGGGACACCTTCTACCGGTATGTGACCCGGTTCCGCGCCGAGGGCGCCGACGGGTTCGTCCGCCGCAGCACCGCCCCGCACCATCACCCCACCGCGCTCGCGCTGGAGGTGGTCGAGGCGGTGCTGCGGGCCCGCAAGCAACTGGCCGAGGCAGGCTTGGACAACGGGCCGATCTCGATCCGCTGGCGACTGCAGGACGCCGGGTTCCACCCGCTGCCCTCCCGGGTGTCGATCTACCGGATCCTGCGCGAGCGGGGCCAGATCGTGGCCCAGCCACGCAAACGCCCCAAGACCCGGCGGCGGTTCAGCTACGCCGACCCCAACGGCTGCTGGCAGATCGACGGCATGGAACACCACCTCGCCGACGGCACCACCGTCTGCATCATCCAGATCCTGGACGACCACTCCCGCCTCGACGTCGGCACCTACGCCGCCACCGGTGAAACCACCGCCGGCACCTGGGCCGCCCTGCAACGAGCGTTCGCCGGCTACGGCCTGCCGGTCAGAATCCTCTCCGACAACGGGCTGGCCTTCACCGGCCGCCACCGCGGCTGGATGGTCGAACTGGAACGCCTGCTCGCCGCGCTCGGGGTCACCACCATCGCCGCCACCCCACGTCACCCCCAGACCTGCGGGAAGAACGAACGCGCCCACCAGACCCTGCAGAAATGGCTCGCCGCCCGGCCACCCGCCCACACCCTCACCGAACTGCAGAACCTGCTCGACGAGTACCGGCAGATCTACAACCACCGCCGCCACCAGAGCCTCAACGGCGACACACCCCAGCAGCGCTACGACACCCGCCCGAAAGCCACCCCCAGCACCGGCCCGCACCGGCCCAGCGGCATGACCACCCGACCCGTCTCGGCCACCGGCGTGATCGCGTTCTCCGGCTGCTCCATCGTGCTGGGACGCACCTGGGCCGGACGCACCGCCAGCGTCTACTGGCAAGGCGACCGCGTCACCGTCATGATCGACAACACGGTCACCCGCCAGCTCACCCTCGACAGATCAGTACGCTACCAACGCCTCACCAACCAGAAACTGTCCGACAAGTCCTGA
- a CDS encoding NAD+ synthase produces MPQLRIALAQVNPTVGDLDGNAELHVEWTRRAAEAGAHVVVFPEMSLTGYPIEDLSLRKTFAAASRQGVEALARRLDEAGCGEVLTYIGYLDLDEVGPRDAAAALYRGEVVARQFKHHLPNYGVFDEHRWYKPGTTLDVVRFHGLDIGMVICEDVWQDGGPISALGRAGVDLVVAPNASPYERSKDEQRLPLIARRAAEAGAPLVYTNQVGGQDDLVFDGDSLVVGADGTLLARAPQFAENLLVLDMDLPKTAYAGDGSYEGLDVRRRVISEEPLPAYEPTAEPVISEPLSDEAEVWHALVVGLRDYVHKNGFSSVTFGFSGGIDSAVCAALAADALGGDNVYGVSMPSKYSSGHSKDDAADLARRIGAHYRVEPVEDMVRVYVDQLSLTGLAEENIQARTRGMLLMALSNLDGHLVLATGNKTELAVGYSTIYGDAVGAFAPIKDLFKTHVWQLARWRNAEAVKNGETPPIPENSITKPPSAELRPGQVDTDSLPDYELLDDILDDYVEGDRGYADLVSAGFDPETIDRVVRMVDKAEYKRRQYPPGTKITFKAFGRDRRLPMTNLWREGKA; encoded by the coding sequence ATGCCGCAACTGCGCATCGCGCTCGCCCAGGTCAACCCCACCGTCGGCGACCTCGACGGCAACGCCGAGCTGCACGTCGAGTGGACGCGGCGGGCCGCCGAAGCCGGCGCGCACGTCGTCGTCTTCCCCGAGATGTCCCTGACCGGCTACCCCATCGAGGACCTCTCGCTGCGCAAAACCTTCGCCGCCGCGTCGCGGCAGGGCGTCGAGGCGCTCGCGCGCCGGCTCGACGAGGCCGGCTGCGGCGAGGTGCTCACCTACATCGGCTACCTCGACCTCGACGAGGTCGGCCCGCGCGACGCCGCCGCGGCGCTCTACCGCGGCGAAGTCGTCGCCCGGCAGTTCAAGCACCACCTGCCCAACTACGGCGTCTTCGACGAGCACCGCTGGTACAAGCCGGGCACCACGCTCGACGTCGTCCGGTTCCACGGGCTCGACATCGGCATGGTCATCTGCGAGGACGTCTGGCAGGACGGCGGGCCGATCTCGGCGCTGGGCCGCGCCGGCGTCGACCTCGTCGTGGCGCCGAACGCGTCGCCGTACGAGCGGTCGAAGGACGAGCAGCGGCTGCCGCTGATCGCGCGCCGGGCCGCCGAAGCCGGCGCGCCGCTGGTCTACACCAACCAGGTCGGCGGGCAGGACGACCTCGTCTTTGACGGCGACTCGCTCGTCGTCGGCGCGGACGGCACGCTGCTGGCCCGCGCGCCGCAGTTCGCCGAGAACCTGCTCGTGCTGGACATGGACCTGCCGAAGACCGCGTACGCGGGCGACGGTTCGTACGAGGGCCTGGACGTCCGGCGCCGGGTGATCAGCGAGGAGCCACTGCCGGCGTACGAGCCGACGGCCGAGCCGGTGATCAGCGAGCCGCTGTCGGACGAGGCCGAGGTGTGGCACGCGCTCGTCGTCGGGCTGCGGGACTACGTGCACAAGAACGGGTTCTCGTCGGTGACCTTCGGGTTCTCCGGCGGCATCGACTCGGCGGTCTGCGCGGCACTGGCCGCGGACGCGCTGGGCGGCGACAACGTCTACGGCGTCTCGATGCCGTCGAAGTACTCCTCCGGGCACTCGAAGGACGACGCCGCGGACCTGGCGCGGCGGATCGGCGCGCACTACCGGGTCGAGCCGGTGGAGGACATGGTCCGGGTGTACGTCGACCAGCTCTCCCTGACCGGCCTGGCCGAGGAGAACATCCAGGCGCGGACGCGGGGCATGCTCCTGATGGCACTGTCCAATCTGGACGGTCACCTGGTGCTGGCCACCGGCAACAAGACCGAGCTCGCCGTCGGGTATTCGACGATCTACGGCGACGCGGTCGGTGCGTTCGCCCCGATCAAGGACCTCTTCAAGACGCACGTGTGGCAGCTCGCGCGGTGGCGCAACGCCGAAGCGGTGAAGAACGGCGAGACGCCGCCGATCCCGGAGAACTCGATCACCAAGCCGCCGTCGGCCGAGCTGCGGCCGGGCCAGGTGGACACCGACTCGCTGCCGGACTACGAGCTGCTGGACGACATCCTCGACGACTACGTCGAGGGCGACCGCGGGTACGCCGACCTGGTGTCGGCGGGCTTCGACCCGGAGACCATCGACCGTGTGGTGCGGATGGTCGACAAGGCCGAGTACAAGCGGCGCCAGTACCCGCCGGGCACGAAGATCACGTTCAAGGCGTTCGGCCGCGACCGGCGGCTGCCGATGACCAACCTGTGGCGCGAGGGCAAGGCCTAG
- a CDS encoding IS701 family transposase: MAVWDREFRDVCARLDGLFYRTDSRAHARHYLRGLIAPLERKNGWTIAEYSGDPEPKALQRLLNLSPWDAAEARDLVRDYAMEHFADPRGVLIADPTGFAKKGNKSAGVQRQYSGTLGRIDNCQIGVFLAYANTAGDRVLIDRELYLPDASWCADPGRRAEAHVPEKVTFATRPKQVQAMIARAVTAGVPFAWFAADEEFGQNPGLRTYLEAEGIAYAMAVPKNTDITTGGISSAAGLPTLVKHAQSRLTGHDWSRRACGIGAKGFRVYDWAMVDAGDGHQYVFRRNISDGELGYFHCYNPRGESLTELVRVIGARWPIEECFEAAKSEAGLDNYQVRLYHAWYRHITLSMLAMAFLAVMRHQAKKDQRDLRASRTP; this comes from the coding sequence TTGGCCGTGTGGGATCGGGAGTTTCGGGACGTGTGCGCGCGACTGGACGGGTTGTTCTATCGGACGGATTCGCGTGCGCATGCCCGGCATTATCTGCGCGGCTTGATCGCCCCGCTGGAACGGAAGAACGGCTGGACGATCGCGGAGTATTCCGGAGATCCGGAGCCGAAGGCGCTCCAGCGGTTGCTGAATCTGTCGCCGTGGGATGCCGCCGAGGCGCGAGACCTGGTACGCGACTATGCGATGGAACATTTCGCTGATCCCCGTGGCGTGCTGATCGCGGACCCGACCGGGTTTGCCAAGAAGGGCAACAAGTCGGCCGGTGTTCAACGTCAGTATTCGGGGACCCTGGGGCGGATCGACAACTGTCAGATCGGGGTTTTCCTGGCCTATGCCAACACGGCCGGCGATCGGGTACTCATTGACCGAGAACTGTATCTGCCCGATGCGTCGTGGTGTGCTGATCCCGGGCGTCGGGCCGAGGCGCACGTGCCGGAGAAGGTGACGTTCGCTACCCGCCCGAAGCAGGTGCAGGCCATGATCGCGCGAGCGGTGACGGCCGGGGTGCCGTTCGCGTGGTTCGCCGCGGACGAGGAGTTCGGGCAGAACCCGGGGCTGCGCACGTATCTGGAAGCCGAAGGAATCGCGTATGCGATGGCCGTGCCGAAGAACACCGACATCACAACTGGCGGTATCTCCTCCGCGGCCGGCCTGCCGACACTGGTCAAACATGCCCAATCCCGCCTGACAGGCCACGACTGGTCCCGTCGTGCCTGCGGGATCGGCGCCAAGGGTTTCCGGGTCTACGACTGGGCGATGGTCGATGCCGGTGACGGCCATCAGTACGTGTTCCGCCGAAACATTTCAGACGGCGAACTCGGCTACTTCCACTGCTACAACCCGCGCGGAGAATCACTGACGGAACTTGTCCGTGTCATCGGCGCCCGCTGGCCAATCGAGGAATGTTTCGAAGCAGCCAAGAGCGAAGCAGGACTGGACAACTACCAAGTCCGCCTCTACCACGCCTGGTACCGGCATATCACCCTGTCGATGCTGGCCATGGCATTCCTCGCAGTGATGAGACACCAGGCAAAAAAAGATCAGCGCGACCTGCGGGCAAGCCGCACACCATGA
- a CDS encoding VOC family protein: MLDHLVYAGPDLADAVARVTALTGVTPAPGGRHVGLGTANHLADLGAGMYLEVIGPDPEQPDPEVPRPFGIDDLTEPALVAWAVRTTDIDATIAQARAHGFDPGDAREMSRETADGETLRWRLTPPSVPGTLHPFLIDWGSTPHPTTRGLPSLPLLMVTGTHPDPAFVHKATDALGLEFLVRRAEKAGLTAALRTPEGRQVALG, encoded by the coding sequence GTGCTCGATCACCTCGTCTACGCCGGCCCGGACCTCGCCGACGCCGTCGCCCGGGTCACCGCCCTCACCGGCGTGACGCCCGCGCCCGGCGGCCGCCACGTCGGCCTCGGCACGGCCAACCACCTCGCCGACCTCGGCGCGGGGATGTACCTGGAAGTCATCGGCCCGGACCCGGAGCAGCCCGACCCCGAGGTGCCCCGGCCGTTCGGCATCGACGACCTGACCGAGCCCGCGCTGGTCGCCTGGGCGGTCCGCACGACGGACATCGACGCGACGATCGCGCAAGCCCGCGCCCACGGCTTCGACCCGGGCGACGCGCGCGAGATGTCCCGCGAAACCGCCGACGGCGAAACCCTGCGCTGGCGCCTGACCCCGCCGAGCGTCCCGGGCACCCTGCACCCGTTCCTCATCGACTGGGGCTCGACGCCGCACCCGACGACGCGCGGCCTGCCGTCGCTGCCGCTGCTGATGGTCACCGGCACCCACCCCGACCCGGCGTTCGTCCACAAGGCAACCGACGCGCTCGGCCTCGAGTTCCTGGTCCGCCGCGCGGAGAAAGCCGGCCTGACGGCGGCCCTCCGCACTCCGGAAGGCCGCCAGGTCGCCTTGGGCTAG
- a CDS encoding S8 family peptidase: MRRIILATALMLGLIATPAAADPLVMPHVVVTHHTWWAELAIKKAGGTVVASYPQIGVVVAYTEKDDFAAKLRKTPGIDAVGATRTAKIPKEFFAPRKDLRYTGPNSPNSGQVPPEGTAWDVPALHLPEAHEVTDGSKKTLVGVLDVGVDDTHPELKAAFDKKNSVSCLSGWPDRGPGAWRPTLDGHGTHVAGTIAAARNGTGVVGVAPGVKIAAVKLAELDDKETAESMVCGFVWAAEHGFAVTNNSYRSIPWRYNCDAQPDQAAAKLAVGRAVAYAQRRNVLVVASAGNAGINLDTRSVDKESPADSTPVERAIDPTCTRLPHELPGVVGTGALDEKLVKATFSNYSATRISVAAPGARIWSTWPNGEYRSANGTSMAAPHASGVAALIASEHPHWSAERIKRALFATATPLPCPDTTCAPTQQGTTYYGHGVVDAAKAVGAG, from the coding sequence GTGCGGCGAATCATCCTGGCCACGGCGCTCATGCTGGGCCTGATCGCGACACCGGCGGCCGCCGACCCGCTGGTCATGCCGCACGTCGTCGTCACGCACCACACCTGGTGGGCCGAACTCGCCATCAAGAAAGCCGGCGGGACCGTCGTCGCGAGCTACCCCCAGATCGGCGTCGTGGTCGCGTACACCGAGAAGGACGACTTCGCCGCGAAGCTCCGGAAGACCCCGGGCATCGACGCCGTCGGCGCGACGCGCACCGCGAAGATCCCGAAGGAGTTCTTCGCGCCCCGCAAGGACCTCCGCTACACCGGGCCGAACTCGCCCAACTCCGGCCAGGTCCCACCCGAGGGCACCGCCTGGGACGTCCCGGCGCTGCACCTGCCCGAAGCCCACGAGGTCACCGACGGCAGCAAGAAGACCCTCGTCGGCGTCCTCGACGTCGGCGTCGACGACACCCACCCCGAGCTGAAAGCCGCGTTCGACAAAAAGAACTCCGTCTCCTGCCTGTCCGGCTGGCCTGACCGCGGCCCCGGCGCCTGGCGGCCCACGCTCGACGGCCACGGCACGCACGTCGCGGGCACGATCGCCGCGGCCCGCAACGGAACCGGCGTCGTCGGCGTTGCCCCGGGCGTCAAGATCGCCGCGGTCAAGCTCGCCGAACTCGACGACAAGGAGACGGCGGAGAGCATGGTCTGCGGCTTCGTCTGGGCCGCCGAGCACGGCTTCGCCGTCACCAACAACAGCTACCGCTCGATCCCGTGGCGCTACAACTGCGACGCCCAGCCGGACCAGGCCGCGGCGAAGCTCGCCGTCGGCCGGGCGGTCGCGTACGCGCAACGCCGGAACGTCCTCGTCGTCGCCTCCGCCGGCAACGCCGGGATCAACCTCGACACCCGCTCGGTCGACAAGGAGAGCCCGGCCGACAGCACGCCGGTGGAACGCGCGATCGACCCGACCTGCACCCGGCTGCCGCACGAACTGCCCGGCGTCGTCGGCACCGGCGCGCTCGACGAAAAGCTCGTCAAAGCCACCTTCTCCAACTATTCGGCGACCCGGATCAGCGTCGCCGCGCCCGGCGCGCGCATCTGGTCGACCTGGCCGAACGGCGAATACCGGTCCGCGAACGGGACGTCGATGGCCGCGCCGCACGCCAGCGGCGTCGCCGCCCTGATCGCGAGCGAGCACCCGCACTGGAGCGCCGAGCGGATCAAGCGCGCCCTCTTCGCCACGGCGACGCCGCTGCCCTGCCCGGACACCACCTGCGCACCCACGCAGCAGGGAACCACCTACTACGGCCACGGGGTGGTCGATGCGGCGAAGGCCGTCGGCGCGGGATGA
- a CDS encoding methylated-DNA--[protein]-cysteine S-methyltransferase: MTTGFTVFDTAIGACGLAWRDDVVIGTSLPEGSASRTRAWLVRRFPDAVEGPPPAPVQAAVDGIVALLGGARQDLASVALDFSGVPAFNRRAYEVARTIPPGKTLTYGDIAHRLGQPGSAQAVGQAMGHNPFPIIVPCHRVLAAGGKDGGFSARGGVGTKRRMLVIEGALADEPTLF, encoded by the coding sequence ATGACGACGGGGTTCACGGTGTTCGACACGGCGATCGGCGCGTGCGGGCTCGCCTGGCGCGACGACGTCGTGATCGGGACGTCGCTGCCCGAGGGCAGTGCTTCGCGGACGCGGGCCTGGCTGGTGCGGCGGTTCCCGGACGCCGTCGAGGGGCCGCCGCCGGCGCCGGTGCAGGCCGCGGTGGACGGGATCGTGGCGCTGCTGGGCGGTGCGCGTCAGGACTTGGCGTCGGTGGCGCTGGACTTTTCGGGCGTGCCGGCGTTCAACCGGCGCGCGTACGAGGTCGCGCGGACGATCCCGCCGGGCAAGACGCTGACGTACGGCGACATCGCGCACCGGCTCGGGCAGCCGGGGTCGGCGCAGGCCGTCGGGCAGGCGATGGGGCACAACCCGTTCCCGATCATCGTGCCGTGCCACCGGGTGCTGGCGGCCGGCGGCAAGGACGGCGGGTTCTCCGCGCGGGGCGGCGTCGGGACGAAACGCCGGATGCTCGTGATCGAGGGCGCGCTGGCGGACGAGCCGACGTTGTTCTGA
- a CDS encoding DinB family protein, producing MAGNVRPVADERDGLLSFLEQQRYVLRLAAHGLTDEQARLSSTKSTLSVGGLIKHVAATEDSWLDTILQVPQKPFGEAMAEYEDAHRLRPDETLAGVLARYDEVAARTAEVIGGIDDLGRPVPVPKGVPWFPQDIEAWSVRWVLLHLIQETARHAGHADIIREHVDGATAMPLMAAAEGWPEFPFIKPWTPESQPA from the coding sequence ATGGCGGGAAACGTGCGCCCGGTGGCCGACGAGCGTGACGGGCTCCTGAGCTTCCTGGAGCAGCAGCGGTACGTACTCAGGTTGGCCGCACACGGGCTGACCGACGAGCAGGCGAGACTCTCCTCGACCAAGAGCACGCTGTCGGTGGGCGGGCTGATCAAGCACGTCGCGGCCACCGAGGACAGCTGGCTGGACACGATCCTGCAGGTGCCGCAGAAGCCGTTCGGCGAGGCGATGGCGGAGTACGAGGACGCCCACCGCCTGCGCCCGGACGAGACACTGGCGGGCGTCCTGGCCCGCTACGACGAGGTGGCCGCCCGCACGGCGGAGGTCATCGGCGGCATCGACGACCTCGGCCGGCCGGTCCCGGTCCCGAAGGGCGTCCCGTGGTTCCCCCAGGACATCGAGGCCTGGTCGGTCCGCTGGGTCCTGCTCCACCTGATCCAGGAGACGGCCCGCCACGCCGGCCACGCGGACATCATCCGCGAGCACGTCGACGGCGCCACGGCGATGCCCCTGATGGCCGCCGCCGAGGGCTGGCCCGAGTTCCCGTTCATCAAGCCCTGGACCCCGGAGTCCCAACCAGCCTGA